DNA from Acidobacteriota bacterium:
GGCGCCGGCGAGTTGCAATCGAGCGACGCCCATCCGCAAGCCGATCAGGAAGACCGAAATCCAGAGCGGCCAGTGCGCCGCCTCGAGCAGTCGGTCGTCGACTTCGGTCTTCGTCTTCCTGACGAGTTTCGTCGCGCCGAACTTGAGGATCCACCAGACCACCCAGGCGCTCAGCGCGGAGACGAACGCGATCGCCAGCAACTGGAGCCACGCGCCCCATAGCTCGTGCACGTAGACCGGAACCAGCTCTGCGAGCCGTCCTTCCAGTGCGGTCAGTTGCGCGTCCACGGGTCCAGTGCCCACGCCCGATCACGGGCGTACCGGTTGTTACGATAGCCGACGCCCGGAGGAGGCCACCGTAGTGAACTGGCTGTTTGTGGGACTGTTGATGTGCGCGACCTCGGTGGCCGCGGGCGCTTTCGGCGCCCACGGCCTGCGGTCCGCGCTCGACGCCGAGCACCTGGCGCTGTGGGAGACGGCCGCCCGCTACCTCATGTACGGTGGCGTGGTGGTGGCGCTGCTCGGGCTCGCCGCCCGGGGCTCGAACGTCGACCTGCGGCTCACTGGCTGGCTGCTGTTCGTCGGCTCCCTGATCTTCTCCGGAACCGTCGCGGTGATTGCCGTCGGCGGACCGCGCTGGCTGGGCGCGATCACTCCGATCGGCGGCACGCTGCTGATCGTCGGCATCCTGGTTTTCGCCTGGAGAATGCTGGAAGGTCAGGGGACCCCGGCCGGTTTCTGAGAAACGGGGGAAACCCGCCCCGCGCGGTTTATGCTCCGGCTCCGGCCGCCCCCCAGCGGTCCTTACCTTCCAGGAGATCAACTGAAATGCCGAACGGCACCTTGCAAGTACCCGCACCCCGCAACGAACCCGTCCTCGACTATGCGCCCGGTTCCGCCGAGCGGGCCGCTCTCGAGACGCGGCTGAAGCAGATGCTCGGCGAGCGGGTCGAGATTCCGGTCCTTGCCGGCGGGCGTGAGATCCGCACCGGCCGCACGCAGGACGTCGTCTGCCCTCACGATCACGGTCATGTTCTCGGCACCTGCCACCAGGCCGGCGCCGCGGAAGTCGAAGCTGCCGTGGCGGCCTCCCAGGAGGCCTGGCCGGCGTGGTCCGCGATGCCGTTCAAGGAGCGGGCGGCGATCTTCCTCCGAGCAGCCGAGCTCCTGGCCGGTTCCTGGCGGCAGACGGTGAACGCCGCCACGATGCTCAACCAGTCGAAGACCTGCTATCAGGCCGAGATCGATTCGGCCTGCGAGCTGATCGACTTCCTGCGCTTCAACGTCGCGTTCGCGGAGGAGCTCTACGGCCAGCAACCCGTCTCATCGCCCGGGATCTGGAACTACGTCGAGTACCGGGCCCTCGAGGGCTTCGTGTTCGCGGTCACGCCGTTCAACTTCACCGCGATCGCGGGGAACCTGCCGACGTCGGCGGCGATCATGGGCAACACCGTGCTGTGGAAGCCGGCGTCCACGGCGTTGCTCTCTGGCTACTACGTGATGAAGCTGCTGGAGGAGGCCGGGCTGCCGCCGGGCGTCATCAACTTCGTCCCCGGTCCGGGCGCCACGGTGGGCGATCCGGTCCTGGCCAGTCGCCATCTGGCGGGAATCCACTTCACCGGTTCGACGCCGGTGTTCCAGCGCATGTGGCGGACGATCGGTGACCAGATCGAGAACTACAGCACGTACCCGCGCATCGTCGGCGAAACCGGCGGCAAGGATTTCGTGTTCGCCCATCCGTCGGCGGACCCCGCGGCGCTGACGACGGCGTTGATCCGGGGCTCCTTCGAGTACCAGGGGCAGAAGTGCTCCGCGGCTTCGCGCGCGTACATCCCGGCATCGCTTTGGGGCGAGGTGCGGGAGCGCCTGTGCGACGAGCTGGCGACGGTGAAGATGGGCTCCCCCGTCGACTTCTCGAACTTCATGGCCGCGGTCATCGACCAGTCGTCCTTCAACAACATCTCCGGCTACCTCGCCGATGCGGAGAACGGAGCTCCGTACGAGGTCGTTTCCGGCGGTGGCCGCGACGATTCAACCGGCTACTTCGTGGAGCCGACCGTCGTCCGCAGCGAGGATCCGCGCTCGCGCCTGATGAGCGAGGAGATCTTCGGGCCGGTGCTCACGTTGTACGTCTACGCGGACAACACACTCGACGAGGCCCTGGAACTCTGCGACACGACGAGCCCATACGCGTTGACGGGCGCCGTGTTCGCGCGCGACCGGGCGGCGGTCGCCAGCGTCGGCGATCGCCTGCGACATGCCGCCGGGAACTTCTACATCAACGACAAGCCGACCGGCGCCGTCGTCGGCCAGCAGCCCTTCGGCGGCGCGCGGGCGTCGGGGACCAACGACAAGGCGGGCTCCATGGCCAACCTGCTGCGCTGGACTTCCCAGCGGGCTGTCAAGGAGAACTTCGCGCCGCCGACGGACTACCGCTACCCGCACATGGGCTGATCCGGCTGGCACGACGTGATCGTCGATTGGGCGGACAAGCGCACCGAGGCGTTCTACAACGGTCGTCGGGTCGCAGCGTTCTCGGGCTTCGCACGGACGGCCTCGCGAAAGCTCGACCAGCTCGACGCGGCCACAAGCCTGGGCGATTTGGCCAGGCCGGGCAACCGGCTAAAGGCACTCAAGGGTCGCCGGAAGGGACAGTGGAGTATTCGCATCAACGACCAATGGCGGGTCTGTTTCAGGTGGCCCTCCGGAAGCCCCGGCCCTACGGATGTGGAGATCGTGGACTACCATTGAGACGGAGGCATACCATGCGCGAGCCCATTCATCCCGGCGAAACGCTGCGCGAGGATCTCGACGCGCTCGGCATGAGCGCGGCGGAACTTGCGCGGCGAATCGAGGTGCCAGTGAGCCGCATCACGGGGATTCTCAACGGTCGGCGGGCCGTCACCGGCGACACGGCCCTTCGGCTCGGGCGTTTCTTCGGCACCTCGGGAGAGTTCTGGCTCAACCTGCAGAAGCTCTACGAGTTGCGGCTTGCGGAGCGGGAGAACGGATCAGCGATCTCTCGGCTTCCGACCCTGGACGCAGGCGGGGGCCTCGCCGCGAGGGGTTGAGCAGCGGACTGCCGCTTCCAGGGTTTATCGAAGCCGGCGGATCGCCGCCATCATCGACCCGATGTCGGTGTACTTCTCGCGGACCTTGCTCTGCGCCTCTCCGAGGCGAACTTCGTCCTCGTCAAGCATGGTCCAGTCGTCGAAGCTCACGAAGTCGACGCCGCGTCCGCGCAGCAGTTCGACAATCCTCTCCGGGGCCCTGGCGGAGTCGGCCGGGGCGGTCATGCCGTCGATGTCCTCGATCATCTTCTTGACGGTGGCGGTCGAGTCGGGGCTGTTCGTGCCGATCAGGCCGGTCGGGCCTCGTTTTGCCCAGCCGACGACGTACTGGCCCGGCACGATCTCGCCGTCCGGCCCGGTCTGCAGGCGGCCTTCGTCGTTGGGCAGGATGCCCCAGCGCTCGTGGAACGGCACGCCCGGCAGGGGGATGCCGCGATAGCCGACGGCCTTGAACACCAGGTCGACATCCAGGGTTTCGGTCTCTCCGGTGCCCCGGGGCCTGGGCGTGCCGTCGTCGGCGGCGTAGAGCTCGTTCTTCTCGATCACGACCCGGCCGACCCGGCCGTCGTCGCCCGCCTGAAGGTCGATGGGCGAAACGAGGAAGCGGCAGGTCACGAGGCGGTCGCCGTCGCCGGCCACGGCTCCGGCGACCTCGGTCAGATAGGCCACGTTGCGGCGCGCGCTGGGCGCGGCGCTCTCCTCGAGCCAGGTGCTGCTGATCTCGTCGAGGTC
Protein-coding regions in this window:
- the pruA gene encoding L-glutamate gamma-semialdehyde dehydrogenase gives rise to the protein MPNGTLQVPAPRNEPVLDYAPGSAERAALETRLKQMLGERVEIPVLAGGREIRTGRTQDVVCPHDHGHVLGTCHQAGAAEVEAAVAASQEAWPAWSAMPFKERAAIFLRAAELLAGSWRQTVNAATMLNQSKTCYQAEIDSACELIDFLRFNVAFAEELYGQQPVSSPGIWNYVEYRALEGFVFAVTPFNFTAIAGNLPTSAAIMGNTVLWKPASTALLSGYYVMKLLEEAGLPPGVINFVPGPGATVGDPVLASRHLAGIHFTGSTPVFQRMWRTIGDQIENYSTYPRIVGETGGKDFVFAHPSADPAALTTALIRGSFEYQGQKCSAASRAYIPASLWGEVRERLCDELATVKMGSPVDFSNFMAAVIDQSSFNNISGYLADAENGAPYEVVSGGGRDDSTGYFVEPTVVRSEDPRSRLMSEEIFGPVLTLYVYADNTLDEALELCDTTSPYALTGAVFARDRAAVASVGDRLRHAAGNFYINDKPTGAVVGQQPFGGARASGTNDKAGSMANLLRWTSQRAVKENFAPPTDYRYPHMG
- a CDS encoding HigA family addiction module antitoxin, which produces MREPIHPGETLREDLDALGMSAAELARRIEVPVSRITGILNGRRAVTGDTALRLGRFFGTSGEFWLNLQKLYELRLAERENGSAISRLPTLDAGGGLAARG
- a CDS encoding DUF423 domain-containing protein, yielding MNWLFVGLLMCATSVAAGAFGAHGLRSALDAEHLALWETAARYLMYGGVVVALLGLAARGSNVDLRLTGWLLFVGSLIFSGTVAVIAVGGPRWLGAITPIGGTLLIVGILVFAWRMLEGQGTPAGF
- a CDS encoding type II toxin-antitoxin system RelE/ParE family toxin, which produces MIVDWADKRTEAFYNGRRVAAFSGFARTASRKLDQLDAATSLGDLARPGNRLKALKGRRKGQWSIRINDQWRVCFRWPSGSPGPTDVEIVDYH